Within the Gammaproteobacteria bacterium genome, the region CAAGCGTATTTCTGACGGCTTACTACCAAAGCCAATTAGCTTAGGTGCTAGAGCTGTTGGCTGGCCTGCGAACGAAGTGGGGCTGATATCTGACGCGCTTGCGTATTCCGGCGAACGTGAACACTGATTCCGGTTCATCGTGAACACCTAATCATTCAATGCATTGCCCGACCTC harbors:
- a CDS encoding AlpA family phage regulatory protein, with translation MKKIIRLPEFMDCYGLSKSTIYKRISDGLLPKPISLGARAVGWPANEVGLISDALAYSGEREH